The Immundisolibacter sp. DNA window CCGCACTGGATTTGTCTTCGTTCCGGTGCGCGACAACACACGCCGGTTACGACTACATGATGCAGGAGTTCGGCCTGTTCGTGAGCGCCGTGATCGAGCCGCGTCACGGCGCCGCGCCGACGGCGCGCCAGTTGGCCAACACCATCGACGCGATCAAGAAGGCCAATGTACGTGTGCTGTTCGCCGAGAAGAATTTCTCCCTCGACCTCGCCAAGCCTATCGAGGCAGCCACCGGCGTGAAAGTTTTTGCGCTGTCTCACATCACTGGCAATACCTACAGCCCGGACGAATTCGAGGTAGCGATGCGCGAAAACCTCGAAACCTTGGCCGAAGCCGTCGAGTTTACCCAGCGATGAACGCAATGAAGGAGGAACAATCAAAGCGCGGCCCCGCCATAGTGTTCGACAACGTCTCCCTGCAATTGGGAGGCATGCAAGTGCTCGATAAGGTGAGCTTCCGGGTAGAAGCCGGTGCGCTGCACTGCCTGGTAGGGCCGAACGGCGGCGGCAAGACTTCACTGGTGCGCGCACTGCTGGGCCAGATGCCGCATTCGGGGACGGTCCGGTTCGAGGGCGAGGTCACGACACCCATGGGGTATGTCCCGCAATTGCCGGACTTCGACCGCAACGTGCCGATGACGGTCAACGACATCATGGCCCTTCTCGGCCAACGCAGGCCGGC harbors:
- a CDS encoding metal ABC transporter ATP-binding protein; translated protein: MKEEQSKRGPAIVFDNVSLQLGGMQVLDKVSFRVEAGALHCLVGPNGGGKTSLVRALLGQMPHSGTVRFEGEVTTPMGYVPQLPDFDRNVPMTVNDIMALLGQRRPAFLGSSRSAKAAHAQALERTGVAGIGAKPFGSLSGGQRQRVLLAQAMSPAPWLLILDDPTAGIDEPGVRLVEALVAE